The Corynebacterium renale genome includes a region encoding these proteins:
- a CDS encoding HIT family protein, which produces MSSVFTKIIQGELPGRFVYRDEDVVAFLSIEPVAYGHVLVVPVAEVDKWTELDPEIWVALNEVAQAVGRAVTSAFDAPRAGYLIAGFEVPHTHIHIFPAHDMSGYNLSTAMAADSTDPEKMDEAARLIREALGTNEDGYPL; this is translated from the coding sequence ATGAGTAGCGTCTTTACCAAGATTATTCAGGGCGAATTGCCGGGCCGATTCGTGTACCGCGATGAGGACGTGGTGGCTTTCTTGTCCATCGAACCCGTCGCATACGGCCACGTTTTGGTGGTTCCCGTCGCAGAGGTAGATAAGTGGACGGAGCTGGACCCAGAGATTTGGGTGGCGCTCAACGAGGTCGCTCAGGCCGTGGGCCGCGCCGTGACCAGTGCTTTCGACGCCCCACGTGCCGGCTACCTCATCGCCGGTTTTGAGGTCCCCCACACCCACATTCACATCTTCCCCGCCCACGACATGTCGGGCTACAACCTGTCCACCGCCATGGCCGCGGATAGCACCGACCCGGAGAAGATGGATGAGGCCGCCCGCCTGATCCGCGAGGCCCTGGGAACCAACGAGGATGGCTACCCCCTCTGA